The Halostella limicola genome includes the window AACCCGAGTCGATGCTGCTTGTCATGTGGTACCACGGTACAAGGTGGGTCGTGTGGCGGCATAAGTATTCGTGAGTGATCGATATCGACCCGCAAAACATCTCTGTGTTGGCAGGATCCACGTGTGCTGCAGTCGCGCCCTGTATTCAGTTTGCTCCTCAGGGACCCACCTGTTTGTCTGACAGTCGATACCGAAGCGAGGAAAGATGGTGTCGCTCTGTTATCCGCCTCCAGCCAACGGAACGATTGTGAGAACGAGCGTGTGGAGGTCTTCAGTTGACGGTACACACGCCCGGCGTCATGAGACGCCGTCGTATACCCGACGTGGCGAGTGCGGTGCGGCGGCGCTGTACTATCGCGATCCTCAACGACCACGGTGAACCGCTCTCTTGAGCAGAAATCGCCGAGCGCGTCGCAGCCCGCCAGTACGAGGTCGAGCGTAAGATGGTAACGAGCAAGCAGTGAGAGGGTGTCTGTACGGCCTCTATCAGGCGCACCTGGGGAAATTGACCGATGTCGAGGCGGTCGCCTTCGTCGAGCGGGCCAAGATTCTCGCTCCAGCAAACACGGTGGCGTTGGCTCATGCACTCCGTCGACTGCGGACACAGTTCTCCGTCTGATCGGCCCACGACGTGTGGGCGACGACATGCCGCGACGGGAGCGAGGTCGCTGCTCTAGGTCTCCTCACGTGCCGCCGTCCGGCGACGCCGCAGGAGTAGCACCGGGCCCCCACGCCCCTCCTGCTAGTTCAGTCCCCCCATGCACTGGGCCCGATGCCGAGGCGCTGGACGACCGGTCGGTAGAGACTCCCAACAACGAGCACAATCAGCAATTCGATCCAGAAGCCCACGTCGCCGGCGAGTGACCGGACGACGGAGAGCACGAGAAATACGAGGAGCAGCAGCGCGACGTAGTGGGGGACGACCTCGAGGAGCCGGTTGCTGTTCAGAGCTATCGGTTGCACCGGAGACAACAAAACGATTGTTGGGACAGGCGACGTCCGCAACCGAGAGACGACATCTCAGAACAGCTGATGAGCCATCAGAAGCGATAGCCGAGTCAGCAGAACGGCCAGCTCCTGCCAACAACACGATAGCGAGATCGTCGGTCCGAGCGGCGAACCCCTGACAGACGCGTCGCGTCGTGAGCGTCTTCCCCGTCCCCGGCGGGCCGTAGATCGAGACGGTCGTCGGGAGGTAGCCCTCGTGCACCCCGTTCAACAGCGTCGCGAGGTCGCGTTCCTGTGTGTCCCGACCGACGATCTTGTCCGGCTCAGTAAGGGGATCGAGCGCGCCCTTGTCGGCGAAGACGCTGTCGTCGGGGGCGGTGTTCGTCGAAGAGGTCGTCGTACTTGCTCATGGCGGCGTTCAGCGGGGTGACGCGTGAGTACACGCCAGCAGTGATAAAGGTGCGCAAGGACCGGATGGTGTCGAGCGCGACGCTGGCGGCGGACGCGTTATTGTCCTCCGTGCGCTGGGGATAGCGGGCCGTGTGCCAGCGGACTGACGACTGAAGAGCGCCCGAGCACGGGAAACAGTGGGGACCAATCGGGCTCTCCGACTCGGCCATCGACCGACGCCGTCGCGGCACCACCGACGCGGTCGCAGCGGTGCGGAGGCGTCGCCGCTCCCAGTCGTCGCAGCGAACTGGCTGCACCGCGTCACGCCCACTGACCCAGATCGGATTCGTCGGAGGCGTCACCGTCTGGCGGAACTCATCCACGATGGGGCCAATTCACAGTCGGCGATGGTCGGGCCACGGCGTGCTGAATCGGGGCTCATGTGAAAAAATGATCTATCGGAGACACATTCCTACCGTGTTATCGTCAGACCCCCATCCATTTTGAAGAAGCCGAGGTGAAGTTCGTAGGGTGGTTCTGTGTCTTCGCTCTTTATCGTTCGAGTCACCAGTTCACCCTCGTTCACATTGAGGGCTACGCTATGTAGTGAACAGTGGACATCAAGGGTGACAGACCCGCCCCAGTCCTCGATCGTTGCGCTGTCATAGTCTTCAATAAGATCATACGGAGGCCAATTCTCAAAGCCCGTTGACGCTACTTTCCCACCGGTTTCTTCGATCACGAGATCGTTTCCTTCCTCTCTGAACTCCACCTCGTAAAACGTCGGCCCTAATGGGACCGATCCGAGGTCAGGAGCATTGAAGGATGACATCTGCGTAAAAATCCCACTTTCGACCAGATGGCCATCCTCATGGTGGAGATGGACGTCATGAGGAACGGGAAAGCCCTCCCCGAAATAGTTCACTTCATCATTCGTCCACCGGACAGTCGCACTCCCTTCACCACCGAGTCTTACGTTCGCCTGATTGGGAGTGAAGTTATGGCCCCTGAGGTAGATATCGGTTCCCTGACCAGGCGACGCAGTTGCGGAGCCGGTCAGCACTGTCCCCCCGGTAACGCCTGCACCGATCGTTTTCAGTACGTTCCGCCGTGTCGATCCTCTCAGTTCGTTCATGGGTCTGCAATTGGTTCGATCATGTGTCAGTCCGTCCGCTCAGCAGTCCGGATACGGGCTCGCTGTTGGTTTTCCCTCGCCAATTGAGATTCTCACCTCCATGGTAGTAGAGAAGATAACGCACGACATGGCCGATAAAAACACACTAGACTCTGTTCTAGGTAACTCTCTGACGAGTCCGTGTCGGCGTGGAACTCCACCGTGTGACTCCCTCGCTCTTCAGGACCTGGAATCTGGAGAAGTCGATTCGGACTGTACCAAACAGAGAACGCTGATCTCTCAAGGGTGTGGTCCCGACAGACTTCCGTTACGGTGCGATCAGCCCGTAACGGCGGACATCCACGTATTCTCCGTCGACATATTCCTGCTCTCGAAGGACGCCTTCCTGTTCGAATCCATGCTTCTCCAGCACTCGTATCGACGCCCTGTTGTCCTCGTTTACTCGTGCCCAGACTTTGTGAAGGCCTCTGTCGTTGAACGCATGTGTGAGACACAACTCGACAGCTTCGGTGGCAAAGCCGTTGCCCTGTTCCTCGGGGGTGATCACGATCCACCCTAGTTCGGCGTTGCTGGCCTGCGTATCGAGTTCTGTCAGCGCGACGTGTCCGATGGGAGTCCCGTTACGACAGACGAGAAACTGCACTGTGTCTTCGGTCTCTTCGATAAAGTCGGCGACCTCGGTTTCGGACCACGGTACGGACACGCCTGCTTGCTGCCGGATCGAGGGGTCGTTGAGCTGCTTCTCGACGAACGGATAATCCTCGGGATGAATCGTATTGAGCGTCACTCGCTCACCACGCATGAATACTGCCCCAGGCATAGGCTCCGATTCTGGCGCTGTTTTCTTAACCCTGCCCCAGAGACCGCGATCTGTCTCGCGTCGTACTGCCGTCCAGCCTCTGATGAACTTCGCCTCTGTCTTCCCCCTGAATGTCCTATTCTACTTCTTCCGGGTCCCAGGGATCGTAACACCGTACGAGCATGATACCCGGGTAGCCTCATGAAGCGACCTGCGCAGTTCCTGATCCTGCCGACGAAAACATACTCATCCACCAAAGGTGTCACCCCGTCAACTCGAAATGGAGGGGAAGGGCTGCCGCAACACCCCTCGTCAGAGACGGAGCAGTCCATCCGCTCGTCCCGACATCTGGGTGACCCGTACAGCATTGGGCACTCCTGCGCTACCGCGGACGACCACCGTGTGAGCGTCGCCTCGACAGTGAAACGCGACGTGAGCATCGCGCCCGTCCCGACGGGGCGAATGGCCGCCGTGCGGTGTCGACTTGGTCGTCCTCCCGACCATGCACTGCGTCTCCGCACGCACGAGGCCCGGCGCCACACCGTCATGGCGTCGTGTGGGCAATGGCGTGGCTCGCCTCACCGCCCCGGTCGACCGGGAACCTCGTCGGCCGGCACCCGTCCGCGCAACACGAAGGTGTCCCACGCAGCGGCGACCGGGAGGTCGATCAGGGCACCGTCGTCATCCCGGTAGTCGTAGTACCCCTCGTCGGGATCGAACCCACCGAACACGCGGAGGTCCGGTTCCTCAGTGTCCGCGAGCGCGGCGAGGTCGTCGCGGTCGAAGATCACCCGCAGTGCGCCTGCCTCCCCGCGGCCGCGGATCCCCTGTGCCTCCGCGTGGTCCCCGGTGCGCGTGACCGCGTAGAAGGTGCCGTCGGCCGGCCCCTCCACGGCAGCCGGCAACTCGAGGAAGACGCTGATGCGGTCACGATCCGCGGTCACTTGTCGGGCGTCCGTCCGCGCATCGACACGCAGGATGCGGTGCTCGACGCTGGGTGAGACCGTCCCCTTCGCCTCGAGCATGTCGAGCGTGATGGGCCCCTGTGGCCCGTCGGATTCGTGGACGACGTCGGCGTCTGCGAGCTCGTCGAACCCGGCGACGTAGCTGTTCGTCGTGAACGTATAGGTCGTGTCGGGGTCGAGCGGCTCGCCCTGTACGTAGACGGCCTCGACCTGCCCGTCCCCGTCGTGGCCCGACCACTCGTACTGGACGCCGCCTACCTGGACGGACTGCTGTGCGCCGAAGGTCGACCACGGGAGCGCCGCAATCTGGCTCTCGAGGAGGGCCTGCAGGGTGCGTCCCTTGACCTCCATCGTGACGATGGTGTTGGGGAACGGAAGGATGTCGAGCCACTCTAGCCCGGTGATACCGCCGGGGCCGTACACCTGGTTCGAGCGGATCCCGCCGGCGTTCTGGAGCGCAGCGTCGACCTCGTCCACGCCCGGGGCGTTGGCCTCGGCGTACTCCATCATGAGGTCACAGATCAGGTTCCCCAGCGCGCTCTCCTTGGCGTAGTTGGTGTCGAACCTGGCGTCGAGCGTGACGTCGGTGGTGAAGTACTCCCGTCCCAGTTCGGCCTCGAGCTGGTCCCGCCACGTCGAGACGATGGAGGCCATCCCGTCGTCGGGCTCGAGCGCGGCGACGTCGGGATCGTGTCGCTGCCAGTCGACGAGGTCCCCGTCCACAGTGAGCGTGAGCTCGCCGAGGTGGTCGAACTCGTCGCCGACCTCACTGATGACGGTCCCCGCGTGAACCTCCGGCTCGTCCATCGTGACCTCCGAATGCGAGCCGACGATGGCGTCCAGGTCGTCGACTGCCTCCGCGATCTCGTAGTGGGTCGAGTGGTTGGTGTGGGAGGCGAGGACGACGACGTCCGCTCCGGCGTCCTTGAGCGCGGCCGTCGCTGCCTCGCTCGCCGTGACCGGGTCGATGGCCTGGTAGTCCGCCGGATAGTCGGTGATGTCGTAGAAGTTCCGGACGCCGCTCCCGAAGACGCCGAGCGTGACCCCGCCGACGTCGCGGGTGATCCACGGTTCCGTTCCCGGGATCGGGTCGCCGTCGGGTGTGCGGAGGTTGGCGACCACCCAGGGAAACGTGCTGTCCGCGAACCGCTCCGTGGCGACGTCGATCCCGAAATCGAACTCGTGGTTGCCGACACCCACCGCCAGCGGGTCGAGGTAGTTGAGCGCCTCGACCATATGCTCGCCTTCGTGGATGAGGCCCATGATCGACGGCGCAAGGTCGTCGCCGATGCCGAGGAACACCGCGTTCTCTCGGGCGCTACGCAAGTCGTCGATGAGCGTCTGGTATCGGGCGATGTCCATGGCCCTGTCATCGGTCGGGTCCCCGAAGCGACCGTGGAAGTGACTATCGTGGAGGATGGTCACCGTCTCGGCCGACTGTGCGGCGACCGTTCCACCCTGTGCGACGCCGAGGCCGCCGGCAGCAAGCCCTCCGGCCGTCGCTGAGAGGACGTTCCGTCGTGTGATCGACTCCTGCGTGTCTAATGAATCATCACTGTCTGGCATACCGTTCTGAGCGTCAACACAGTGGTATGTTAATGTAAGGGAATAAAATGTACAACAAAACTACTAGAATTACAAAAGTAGTATAATTAACAGGCAATCAGATGGATCCAATTCAACACTATGTCGGTAGTCTCCGGCGTGCGACCCAAAACACCTCTCAGCGACAGAGACGGGGCCAGACGCAGACTCCGCGACATGTGGGACCTCTCGTGGGGATGTATTCGCTGATTATGGAAATATGAGTCTCATAAATATTCCGTATAAACAGCGTAAATTCAGCCGAATAGGGATAAGTGGTTGATTCTTAATACTGACACTACTGACGTGTCTCGAAGATGACGCACAACTACAACCGCCGCGCGGTGCTGAAAGGGGCCGGTGCGGCCCTCGGCATCGCAGGTGGCCTTCGGCTCGGAACAGGGAGTGCGGTCGCGCGCACGTCCCCCGAACTGGACAAATACGTCCAACCCCTGCCGATCCCGGACGTGCGAGCGCCCGACGGCCGACGACAGGGCGCCGACTATCACGAGATCCCTCTCACGGAGTTCACGGCACAACTCCACCCCGATCTGCCGGAAACCACGCTCTGGGGATACGACGGCCAATACCCCGGGCCGATCATCCGCGCACGCCGGAACGAACGTATCAAGGTGCAGTTCGGCAACGGTGCGCTCCCCTCGGAGCATCTCCTGAGCGTCGACGAGCGCATCGCTGGCACGACCCCCGACGACTACCCCGAGTTCGACGGGCCCGTGCCGGAGGTCCGGACGGTGACGCATTTCCACGGGCTCAACGTCGACCCCGAAAACGACGGTCAGGCCGAGATGTGGACGTCGCCGGACGGGGTGACGGGCCCGCGATTCGCCACGCACGTCCACGACATCCCGAACCGCCAGTCCAGGCTGACGTCGTCGTATCACGACCACGCCCTGGGCATCAGTCGTCTCAACCTCTACGCCGGGCTGGTCGGCTTCTATTTCATCCGAAGTCGCGCCGAGGACCGCCTGGACCTGCCCAGCGGCGAGTACGATATCCCACTCATGCTCCACGACCGGTCGTTCAACGAGGACGGGTCGTTGCACTATCCGGACTCGTTCGAAGCGAACGTCGCCGGTGATACGGCCGTCATCAACGGGGCCGTCTGGCCGTATCTGGAAGTGGAGCCCCGCCGCTACCGACTTCGGTTCGTGAACACGTCGAACGGACGGACGTACAACATGCGCCTCGACAACGACGCCGGCACGGCCGTCCCCACGCTGTATCAGGTCGCTGCCGGCCACGGCTTCCTCGAGCGAGTCGTCCCGATCGGCCCGGACGGCGACCTCGACTCCCTGTTGCTCTCCCCGTTCGAACGCGGGGACGTCATCGTCGACTTTTCCGACCACGCGGGCGAGACGTTCACCGTCACCAACGACGCCGAGTTCCCGTTCGAGGGCCACACCGAAGGCGCCGACCTCGACGAACTCATGCAGATCCAGGTGGCCGAGTCGAGCAGTGGCCGAGACACCAGCACGCACCCGTCGGACCTGACCCTCCCGTCGTCGGGTGGCCCCGACGAGCGGAGTGCGACGGAGACCCGGCAGATGACCATGAGTATGACGATGGACGACCATGGGCTCTCGACACATCTGCTCAACGGCCGACGGTTCACCGAGGAGACACAGATCAAACCCCAGCTCGGAACGACAGAGGTCTGGGAGCTCCAGAACGAGACCCACCACACGCATCCGATCCACCTCCACCTGGTCGAGTTCAGCGTGATCGGCCGCGGCCCGGACGGCACCGAGGCGCCCGCCCCGAACGAGCGCGTGGGGAAAGACGTCGTCCGCGTCAATCCCGACGAGACGGTTCGCATCGCGGCCAAATTCGGCGACTTCACCGGGCAGTACCCCTGGCACTGTCACATCCTCGAACACGAGGACCACAAGATGATGCGGCCCTTCGAGGTGGTGTCGGGCAGTGCGGAGAGAAACGGTGAGAAGTCCAAGAGACATCAGAACGATCCGGATACTGACGACTGAGGGAGCGTTCGTTCCCATCGTGTATCCGGTCTGCGGCAGTGGGGAACGAATATCTCATCGAAGAACGCCGCTGACGAGCCAATTGGATGTACGACACCCCGCGTGGGAGGGAGGCGGACGAGCGCGACAACGCCGATAGCAACCACGCCATAGTCTCTACCGATGAATGTTCCATGGCCCGGTACGTCAGAGCAGTGATCCTGTGACCTCTCTCTGTAGCGGCTGAACACTGATAATCTCAAATCACAGTAGACAGTAGCTCTCTCACAGAAATACGTACCTCTCTTCTTCCAATTCATTCTGTTCTCCAGAAGTAGATCCGAGTAATCCAAAGGAACCGCGGAAAATAGGCTCTTTCCCGGACTCTATTATCCACCGTCATGACAGGTAATTAGATACTTCGGAATCTTTCAGGATTATCTTAGTACAATTCTATCCTGTGATTTTCCGGGTCCCACCCCTATGATTAACATATAAAATATAGTATCTATAGTAGCAGGCGCTGATGGCAAACACTACTACTTCATCGCTGCCATTCATGTCTCTAACTACCGATTTACTATGATACACATCAACGAATGCGAAGACGGATCGTCCAATGAAGCCCACACGACGCACGCTGCTCAAAGCACTTGGCAGCACGGCCGCGATCGGTAGCATCGGAACGGCAGCCGCACGCGAAACACCACCGAAAGGACGGATCAGGAACCTCGGCCACTCCCTGCTCTCGGACCCGCCCGGGGGGTACACCGAGGGCGACGTACGCGACGATGGACAGTACGCCCTCACGGGG containing:
- a CDS encoding GNAT family N-acetyltransferase, with protein sequence MPGAVFMRGERVTLNTIHPEDYPFVEKQLNDPSIRQQAGVSVPWSETEVADFIEETEDTVQFLVCRNGTPIGHVALTELDTQASNAELGWIVITPEEQGNGFATEAVELCLTHAFNDRGLHKVWARVNEDNRASIRVLEKHGFEQEGVLREQEYVDGEYVDVRRYGLIAP
- a CDS encoding bifunctional metallophosphatase/5'-nucleotidase; this translates as MPDSDDSLDTQESITRRNVLSATAGGLAAGGLGVAQGGTVAAQSAETVTILHDSHFHGRFGDPTDDRAMDIARYQTLIDDLRSARENAVFLGIGDDLAPSIMGLIHEGEHMVEALNYLDPLAVGVGNHEFDFGIDVATERFADSTFPWVVANLRTPDGDPIPGTEPWITRDVGGVTLGVFGSGVRNFYDITDYPADYQAIDPVTASEAATAALKDAGADVVVLASHTNHSTHYEIAEAVDDLDAIVGSHSEVTMDEPEVHAGTVISEVGDEFDHLGELTLTVDGDLVDWQRHDPDVAALEPDDGMASIVSTWRDQLEAELGREYFTTDVTLDARFDTNYAKESALGNLICDLMMEYAEANAPGVDEVDAALQNAGGIRSNQVYGPGGITGLEWLDILPFPNTIVTMEVKGRTLQALLESQIAALPWSTFGAQQSVQVGGVQYEWSGHDGDGQVEAVYVQGEPLDPDTTYTFTTNSYVAGFDELADADVVHESDGPQGPITLDMLEAKGTVSPSVEHRILRVDARTDARQVTADRDRISVFLELPAAVEGPADGTFYAVTRTGDHAEAQGIRGRGEAGALRVIFDRDDLAALADTEEPDLRVFGGFDPDEGYYDYRDDDGALIDLPVAAAWDTFVLRGRVPADEVPGRPGR
- a CDS encoding multicopper oxidase family protein gives rise to the protein MTHNYNRRAVLKGAGAALGIAGGLRLGTGSAVARTSPELDKYVQPLPIPDVRAPDGRRQGADYHEIPLTEFTAQLHPDLPETTLWGYDGQYPGPIIRARRNERIKVQFGNGALPSEHLLSVDERIAGTTPDDYPEFDGPVPEVRTVTHFHGLNVDPENDGQAEMWTSPDGVTGPRFATHVHDIPNRQSRLTSSYHDHALGISRLNLYAGLVGFYFIRSRAEDRLDLPSGEYDIPLMLHDRSFNEDGSLHYPDSFEANVAGDTAVINGAVWPYLEVEPRRYRLRFVNTSNGRTYNMRLDNDAGTAVPTLYQVAAGHGFLERVVPIGPDGDLDSLLLSPFERGDVIVDFSDHAGETFTVTNDAEFPFEGHTEGADLDELMQIQVAESSSGRDTSTHPSDLTLPSSGGPDERSATETRQMTMSMTMDDHGLSTHLLNGRRFTEETQIKPQLGTTEVWELQNETHHTHPIHLHLVEFSVIGRGPDGTEAPAPNERVGKDVVRVNPDETVRIAAKFGDFTGQYPWHCHILEHEDHKMMRPFEVVSGSAERNGEKSKRHQNDPDTDD